CCCCGTTTTAAAATCAGTCGGGATTTTCCCGTTGATCTTCGTGTCCTTATCGGATATCGCGGTCACGGCCGGTTTGGTCAGCGTCTTCATCTCGAGTGCTTTTTTGGCATTGACCCGCCCGTTTCCATAGTATATGTCTTTCCCTTTTGCACCTAGGTCAACAGCTGAATCATAGAGGCGGTATTCGACCTCCGTTTTGTTAAGTTTAGGATCATTGGACCAAATCAGTGCCGCTACACCTGCCACCATCGGCGTGGCCATCGATGTTCCGCTCATCCAGCCGTATCTACCATAAGGCAAGGTTGAAAGGATATCATCTCCAGGGGCCGCGATATCGACTGTTGAATGGTAGTTGGAATAACTGGGACGCCTGTCCCTTGAGTCAGTGGCAGCGACGGAAATGACGTGGCTGAATGCGGCTGGGTACACACGCTGCACATTTTTCCCCATATCCCCTTCATTCCCGGCAGCCGCGACGATCAGTACGCCTTTTTTATAGGCTTCCTGGACGGCCTTATTAAAGGCCTCCGAATAACTGGTGTCTCCTAAACTCATATTGATGATGTTAGCCTTTTGCTGAACGGCATAATGTATCGCCTCAATGATATCAGCTGTATTGGCATACTCTCCATCAAAAACGTTGATCGGCATTAGTTTAACATTCGGAGCAACACCCGTTCCGCCTATGCCGTTGTACGCAGAACCGGCAATGATACCTGCGATATGCGTTCCATGCGCCCCTTTTGGTACGATATGCTTCCGATTTTTTATCGTATCATAGGCATTGACGATCTTCCCTTTTAAATCTTCGTGATTGCGATCCATGCCGTCGTCAATGATGGCCACGATCAATTCCTTCGACCCCATGGTTTTGGTCCACGCTGCACTCGTACCAAGCTTTTTATGATGCCATTGGTCTATGTAAGCTGGATCGTTCGGACTTTCCATTTTCTTGAAAATGTAGTTTGGTTCTGCATATTCCACATTCTTCTGTTCTTCAAGTTCCTCGATCACGTTGTCTGTCGTTTCCCCTTTAGGAACCTCCACCTTTTCGATCAACTCGTTGATCGGCTCATCGTTCGTCTCTTTATATTTGACGATGACACCATCAGATTGCGGGATCTCTTCTGCAGAAGCAGAATCTGGCTGGTAGATTGGCAGAATCATAAACAGTAATAATGCCGACAGTAAAACCTGAATAAGTTTGCGCATACAATCACTCCAAAAATATGATTAAGAATAGCTATCGATGAGGTTATATCATGAACCAATTCTACTATTTATTCCTAACTAGATTGTATACCGTCTGATTTGGATTTACTAACCTTTTTATCTAGTTAAAATAGCTTATTTAAAAAACAAAAAACCGCTATAAAGCGGTTTCAGTTTGTCGACAAAATGGGGTTCTATCTAATTTTAAAACAAAGGGGTTGACTGTAGACAAACTTGATAATAATTGATTACTTTAAAATTTGCACTTTGATTTCCACTCCAGGCACTCACTTTCCGCGGGCGTCCGGGAGCCCCTCGGCGCTTCCTGTGGGGTTCCCCTGGAATCACTTTTCCCGCAGGAGTCTCGTCCCTTCCGTTCCCAACAACTTCGTTTGAAAAATTCAGATAAAAAAATAAAGGTAGTTCGGAATATTCTAATTCT
This sequence is a window from Brevibacillus sp. JNUCC-41. Protein-coding genes within it:
- a CDS encoding S8 family serine peptidase, which translates into the protein MRKLIQVLLSALLLFMILPIYQPDSASAEEIPQSDGVIVKYKETNDEPINELIEKVEVPKGETTDNVIEELEEQKNVEYAEPNYIFKKMESPNDPAYIDQWHHKKLGTSAAWTKTMGSKELIVAIIDDGMDRNHEDLKGKIVNAYDTIKNRKHIVPKGAHGTHIAGIIAGSAYNGIGGTGVAPNVKLMPINVFDGEYANTADIIEAIHYAVQQKANIINMSLGDTSYSEAFNKAVQEAYKKGVLIVAAAGNEGDMGKNVQRVYPAAFSHVISVAATDSRDRRPSYSNYHSTVDIAAPGDDILSTLPYGRYGWMSGTSMATPMVAGVAALIWSNDPKLNKTEVEYRLYDSAVDLGAKGKDIYYGNGRVNAKKALEMKTLTKPAVTAISDKDTKINGKIPTDFKTGTVSIYTANKQLATVKINGEKTFTATIAKQTAGTTISTRLIDQSGNKSIPVSFKVTDKTAPARPSVNTVGDNTVKVTGKAEAGSSVTVKTGKTVLGKANSNSAGNFTVTMSKKQKAGKVLSVTATDKAGNVSSIKTVTVADKTAPSKPTVNTVTTKTTKVTGKAEANSTVSIKASRKVIGSATATSKGTFSVKIPKQKAGQNLYTYAKDKAKNVSESRKVTVKK